One part of the Mariniblastus fucicola genome encodes these proteins:
- a CDS encoding calcineurin-like phosphoesterase C-terminal domain-containing protein: MSFALQRRILLITLSSIASLYLASDFKACQAQESVIEKPSEDTRAATPTAEAEPSTSNPVVGEKESAIDSTKPSDIRMATGRVFIDANNDGKFGIGDQPFVNVRVSNGKEIVHTDPSGKWQLPLEDDAIFFLIKPSGYQSKLSENNLPQFYYIHKPNGSPQLRFPGSKPTGAIPESIDFPLYPSDEPENFQMLLFGDPQPRNNQEVDYISHDVIAQLIGDTSSKFGVTLGDIAFDNLDTFEPLNQAIALIGIPWHNVIGNHDINLDAGSRKHINETFEATYGPTYYSFDYGQVHFVVLDNIDWKVEGDKKSYLPNFGARQREFLKNDLDMIPESQMVVLLMHVPFLDCEDHQEIFRLIEDRPFCVSVSAHRHVHTHHFFGEKEGWKGDKEHHHVVNVTVSGSWWSGARNDRGVPHSTMGDGAPNGYSIMSFADGRYMLDFRGAGIPADEQMLIQLPDEVAAADGSERVF, encoded by the coding sequence ATGTCATTTGCTCTTCAGCGTCGCATTCTGCTGATCACCCTTTCTTCGATCGCTTCATTGTATTTGGCCAGCGATTTCAAAGCTTGCCAGGCCCAGGAATCGGTCATCGAAAAACCCTCGGAAGATACCAGGGCTGCGACGCCTACGGCTGAGGCTGAACCTTCGACGTCCAACCCAGTCGTAGGCGAAAAGGAGTCGGCCATCGACTCAACCAAACCGTCGGATATTCGCATGGCCACGGGTCGGGTATTCATTGATGCCAACAACGATGGAAAATTTGGCATCGGAGATCAGCCCTTTGTAAACGTTCGTGTTTCCAACGGTAAAGAAATTGTTCACACCGATCCGTCTGGCAAGTGGCAATTGCCGCTGGAAGACGACGCCATATTTTTCCTGATTAAACCGTCTGGCTATCAGTCGAAGCTGTCGGAAAACAATTTGCCCCAATTCTATTACATTCACAAACCCAACGGTTCGCCACAACTTCGCTTTCCTGGCAGCAAGCCGACCGGAGCGATTCCCGAATCGATTGATTTTCCTCTGTATCCATCGGACGAGCCCGAGAACTTTCAAATGCTTCTGTTCGGCGATCCGCAGCCGCGGAACAACCAGGAAGTCGACTACATTTCGCACGACGTGATCGCTCAGCTGATCGGAGACACGTCCTCAAAGTTCGGAGTGACGCTTGGCGATATCGCGTTCGACAATCTGGACACGTTTGAGCCCCTGAACCAGGCGATCGCTCTAATCGGGATTCCGTGGCACAACGTAATCGGAAACCATGACATCAATCTCGATGCGGGCTCACGAAAGCATATCAACGAAACGTTTGAGGCGACCTACGGGCCGACCTACTATTCGTTCGACTACGGCCAGGTTCACTTTGTGGTTTTGGATAACATCGACTGGAAAGTTGAAGGCGACAAGAAATCATACTTGCCAAACTTTGGGGCTCGTCAGCGTGAGTTCCTGAAGAACGATCTCGATATGATTCCTGAATCCCAAATGGTCGTGCTGTTGATGCACGTGCCGTTTCTGGATTGCGAAGACCATCAGGAGATCTTTCGGCTTATTGAGGACCGACCGTTCTGCGTTTCCGTTTCGGCGCATCGTCACGTTCACACGCATCATTTTTTTGGGGAAAAGGAAGGCTGGAAGGGCGATAAAGAACACCACCACGTCGTCAACGTCACGGTCTCTGGTAGTTGGTGGTCCGGTGCCAGAAACGATCGCGGCGTTCCGCACTCGACGATGGGTGATGGCGCCCCCAACGGCTACTCGATCATGTCGTTTGCGGACGGTCGCTACATGCTGGATTTTCGCGGGGCCGGAATTCCAGCCGACGAACAGATGTTGATTCAGTTGCCAGACGAAGTTGCTGCTGCCGACGGATCTGAGAGGGTGTTTTAA
- a CDS encoding IS5 family transposase, which translates to MSIEYPSSLSDDQWRLLRRLIPPAKLRGRKRIDRRQIVDAILYWCRTGCQWRLLPDCFPNWNTVYGVYRAWRIDGTWQRIHDRLREKVRRKEGRKPTPTAAIIDSQSIRSAEGGELRGYDAAKRITGRKRHILVDTLGLVMVVVVHSADLQDYEGAHLVLENIRQKFRRLRVIFADSIYGRADLPEFLKQWYRVILQTVKRPVEAEGFVVLPKRWIVERTFAWLGKFRRLSKDYERLTQNSETVIRIAMIQFMLNRLEK; encoded by the coding sequence ATGAGTATTGAGTATCCCAGCAGTCTCAGTGATGATCAATGGCGATTGCTTCGTCGTCTGATTCCGCCAGCAAAACTTCGCGGCCGCAAACGAATCGATCGGCGTCAAATTGTCGATGCGATATTGTATTGGTGTCGAACGGGCTGCCAGTGGCGGTTGCTTCCGGACTGCTTTCCGAATTGGAACACGGTTTATGGAGTTTATCGAGCTTGGCGTATTGATGGGACATGGCAACGCATTCACGATCGTCTTCGCGAAAAGGTACGCCGCAAAGAAGGCAGGAAGCCAACGCCAACAGCAGCCATCATTGATTCGCAAAGCATTCGCAGTGCTGAAGGAGGAGAATTACGCGGGTATGACGCGGCGAAACGAATTACCGGACGAAAGCGTCACATCCTGGTGGATACGTTGGGGCTTGTGATGGTCGTTGTTGTCCACTCGGCCGATCTACAAGACTACGAAGGTGCACATCTTGTTCTTGAAAACATCAGACAGAAGTTTCGTCGGCTTCGAGTCATCTTCGCGGACTCGATTTACGGGCGGGCTGATTTGCCGGAGTTCCTGAAGCAATGGTATCGTGTCATCTTGCAAACCGTTAAGCGTCCGGTCGAAGCCGAAGGGTTCGTTGTCTTACCCAAGCGATGGATCGTTGAACGGACTTTCGCATGGCTTGGAAAATTCAGAAGGCTCTCAAAGGACTATGAAAGACTGACTCAAAACAGCGAAACTGTCATACGAATCGCAATGATTCAATTCATGCTAAACAGGCTGGAAAAATAA
- a CDS encoding calcineurin-like phosphoesterase C-terminal domain-containing protein — translation MFSTQSNFKTPSEFWVNVYNGSSKSKVECAVDGSTDWQIIEQKEAPDPNFTRMYKLESQVQPPIEPKLTSPKKSMHLWHGTLPTDLEPGTHLLRVRATDMHGRVFYGQRTFRVAN, via the coding sequence ATTTTTTCAACTCAGAGCAATTTCAAAACACCTTCTGAGTTTTGGGTGAACGTTTATAACGGTTCTTCGAAATCGAAAGTTGAGTGCGCTGTTGATGGTTCCACGGACTGGCAAATCATTGAGCAGAAGGAAGCGCCCGATCCGAACTTCACCCGGATGTACAAGCTTGAGTCTCAAGTCCAGCCTCCGATCGAACCGAAGCTAACTTCACCCAAGAAATCAATGCATCTCTGGCACGGCACTTTGCCGACCGATCTTGAACCCGGCACCCATCTGCTGCGAGTCAGAGCGACGGACATGCATGGCCGGGTCTTTTATGGGCAACGCACTTTCCGAGTCGCCAATTAG
- a CDS encoding anti-sigma factor codes for MSTEFTNAELEAYLDESLESSRAAEIEARVRDDEELLRRLSEINGRREAGMHTLGEVWRRNQLGVPTVEQMGNFLLGVMPAGEADYIQFRIETLKCPFTIALKSDLESRNRESAEQSTARRSKIYNSSAGLLKGSDHN; via the coding sequence TTGTCTACTGAATTTACGAACGCTGAACTCGAAGCCTACCTCGACGAATCTCTCGAATCGTCACGTGCGGCCGAAATCGAAGCTCGTGTGCGAGACGACGAAGAGTTGTTGCGTCGGCTCTCGGAGATCAACGGACGTCGCGAAGCAGGCATGCATACGCTTGGCGAAGTCTGGCGGCGAAATCAACTGGGAGTTCCCACCGTCGAACAGATGGGCAACTTTTTGCTGGGGGTAATGCCGGCAGGTGAAGCGGACTACATTCAGTTCCGCATCGAAACGCTCAAATGCCCTTTTACGATCGCGCTCAAATCCGACCTCGAATCACGGAACCGCGAATCGGCTGAACAGTCGACTGCTCGCCGCAGCAAGATATACAACAGCAGCGCGGGATTGCTCAAAGGCAGCGATCACAACTAG
- the folE gene encoding GTP cyclohydrolase I FolE has product MKKDVDHEAIKQAVRTILLSVGEDPDRPGLVETPRRVAGMYAEMFSGLDVDPGRHLEVTFPEEYDEMVLVRDISFTSMCEHHLLPFTGVAHVAYVPHGKVTGLSKLARVVEEVSRRPQVQERMTQTVADLIDEKLSTRGVAVVCSAEHSCMSIRGIRKPGSRTVTSALRGIFKTDQATRAEFMSLINGSQ; this is encoded by the coding sequence ATGAAAAAAGACGTCGATCACGAAGCGATCAAGCAAGCTGTCCGCACCATCCTGTTGTCCGTCGGTGAAGACCCGGATCGCCCCGGACTTGTCGAGACACCGCGTCGCGTCGCCGGAATGTATGCGGAGATGTTCTCCGGGCTGGATGTTGACCCTGGACGTCATCTCGAAGTGACGTTTCCGGAAGAGTACGACGAAATGGTGCTGGTCAGAGACATTTCGTTCACCAGTATGTGTGAGCATCATTTGCTGCCATTCACAGGAGTTGCTCACGTCGCGTATGTGCCTCACGGAAAAGTTACCGGACTAAGCAAACTTGCGAGGGTTGTCGAAGAGGTTTCTCGTCGGCCGCAAGTTCAGGAACGAATGACACAGACGGTTGCTGACTTGATCGATGAGAAACTCAGCACCCGCGGTGTCGCGGTGGTTTGCAGCGCCGAGCATTCGTGCATGTCGATTCGTGGAATTCGCAAACCGGGTTCCCGAACGGTGACGAGTGCTTTGCGAGGCATCTTTAAGACGGATCAGGCGACTCGCGCTGAGTTTATGTCGTTAATCAACGGAAGTCAGTAA